In the genome of Gloeotrichia echinulata CP02, one region contains:
- a CDS encoding zinc ribbon domain-containing protein produces the protein MATVSCPRCHQLVDNQAITCPYCRITLKAYGHPGIPLHRATGKSYLCDSCTYHADDTCNFPQRPHAKDCTLYQNIAESKLQSEKQPPKSLAARVKSWIEQNQALLLLLGLLFICLVIALSKS, from the coding sequence GTGGCTACAGTATCTTGTCCCCGCTGCCATCAACTAGTTGACAATCAGGCCATTACTTGTCCCTATTGTCGCATCACACTCAAGGCTTACGGACATCCTGGGATTCCATTGCATCGCGCCACTGGGAAAAGTTATCTGTGCGACAGCTGCACCTATCATGCTGACGATACTTGTAACTTTCCCCAACGTCCCCACGCCAAAGACTGTACCCTTTACCAAAATATCGCAGAGAGTAAGTTGCAGTCAGAAAAGCAGCCGCCAAAAAGCTTGGCCGCAAGGGTCAAAAGCTGGATAGAACAGAATCAGGCTTTATTGCTGCTATTGGGTTTATTATTCATATGTTTGGTGATTGCGCTGTCAAAGTCTTAA
- the purD gene encoding phosphoribosylamine--glycine ligase, which translates to MKVLVVGNGGREHALAWKLLQSKQIEQVVCVPGNGGTANMERCQNVPLAVDDFQGISQFALEHGINLVVVGPEVPLAKGITDYLNSQGLMVFGPGRAGAQIEASKAWAKALMLEAGIPTAKAAVFTEAGAAKSYVKAQGAPIVVKADGLAAGKGVTVAQTVEQAQIAIDTIFQGQFGSAGEFVVIEECLLGQEVSVLALTDGLTIRPLLPAQDHKRIGEGDTGENTGGMGAYAPAPIATPELMARVQTQVLEKAIATLKSKNIDYRGILYAGLMITPDGDLKVLEFNCRFGDPETQVILPLLATPLEELLLACVQQRLGELPPIAWKTGAAATVVAAAGGYPGAYEKGKVITGTHQANALGVTVFHAGTKLNQENQIVTDGGRVLNVTGIGENFQQAIAQAYTGIKSIHFEGIYYRRDIGHRVLSQE; encoded by the coding sequence GTGAAAGTTTTAGTTGTAGGTAATGGGGGGCGTGAACACGCTCTAGCGTGGAAACTGCTGCAATCCAAGCAAATTGAGCAAGTTGTATGTGTGCCGGGGAATGGCGGAACGGCAAACATGGAACGTTGTCAAAACGTCCCTTTGGCGGTTGATGACTTTCAAGGAATCAGCCAATTTGCTTTAGAACATGGTATAAATCTGGTGGTAGTTGGTCCTGAAGTGCCCCTAGCAAAGGGAATCACAGACTATCTCAATTCCCAAGGACTGATGGTCTTTGGACCTGGGAGGGCGGGAGCGCAAATTGAGGCGAGTAAGGCTTGGGCTAAAGCCCTGATGTTAGAAGCAGGAATTCCCACAGCGAAGGCAGCGGTATTTACGGAAGCAGGAGCAGCTAAATCATACGTAAAAGCACAAGGGGCGCCAATTGTCGTCAAAGCTGATGGCTTGGCGGCTGGTAAAGGTGTAACCGTCGCGCAAACAGTAGAACAGGCGCAAATTGCCATTGATACGATTTTTCAGGGACAATTTGGTAGTGCTGGGGAATTTGTCGTCATTGAAGAATGTTTGCTTGGGCAAGAGGTTTCCGTGTTAGCCTTAACAGATGGGTTAACGATTCGACCTTTGCTGCCTGCTCAAGACCATAAACGGATTGGTGAAGGCGATACAGGCGAAAACACCGGCGGGATGGGAGCCTATGCCCCAGCGCCCATTGCTACCCCAGAGTTAATGGCACGAGTTCAAACACAAGTCTTAGAAAAAGCGATCGCCACCCTCAAAAGCAAGAACATTGACTACCGAGGTATACTTTACGCCGGGTTAATGATTACACCCGATGGTGACTTGAAAGTTTTGGAATTTAACTGTCGCTTTGGCGACCCAGAAACCCAAGTAATTCTACCATTGTTGGCAACACCCCTAGAAGAATTGCTCCTAGCCTGTGTACAGCAACGTTTAGGCGAATTGCCACCCATCGCTTGGAAAACAGGCGCAGCAGCCACCGTCGTCGCCGCTGCAGGCGGTTATCCAGGGGCATACGAAAAAGGTAAAGTCATAACTGGCACCCACCAAGCAAATGCTTTAGGAGTAACTGTATTTCATGCCGGCACAAAGTTGAACCAGGAAAACCAAATAGTCACCGATGGCGGAAGAGTGTTAAACGTCACAGGAATTGGGGAAAACTTCCAGCAAGCGATCGCCCAGGCATATACTGGAATCAAGTCTATTCACTTTGAGGGGATATACTACCGTAGAGATATTGGTCATAGAGTGCTGAGTCAGGAGTGA
- a CDS encoding tetratricopeptide repeat protein: MLKDAQGLIVTTDSAKAIAAINQFTDQMLGYGKDAETAILQAITADPTCALAHAYAAAYYLTQENRKAWQQALPYLQTAQQHLAKITDREKLYVQAILAWANQEIDVAIALHEEITDKFHHYLISVQQAQYHYFYIGDKEKLRQIAEKVLLSNPGNHYLYGMVAFGLEQCHQLKTAEKMAHQAIALNRYDPWAHHAIAHIMETQGRVGEGIAWMESFADTWENCNSMLYTHNWWHITLYYLKLENYQKVLQLYDTHIWKRANKQSPKDQVGAISLLLRLELRGVDVGNRWQEISPYLYSRIDEHALPFQDLHYVYALTKAGHHDWVNQMLVSMQYHTLTINPFLRQRWIEVAIPAARGMVAHAKGDFHTAIAELKFALPRLHEIGGSHAQRVLFEQIYRSNPIGAKPCVF, encoded by the coding sequence ATGCTTAAAGATGCACAAGGACTAATAGTTACAACAGATTCAGCCAAAGCGATCGCAGCTATTAACCAATTCACAGATCAAATGCTTGGTTATGGTAAAGATGCAGAAACAGCGATTTTACAAGCAATTACCGCCGATCCGACTTGTGCATTAGCTCATGCGTATGCGGCTGCTTATTATCTCACCCAAGAAAACCGCAAAGCTTGGCAGCAAGCTCTACCGTATCTGCAAACAGCACAACAGCATTTAGCCAAGATTACTGACAGAGAAAAGTTATATGTGCAGGCGATTTTAGCTTGGGCAAATCAAGAGATTGATGTAGCGATCGCCTTGCATGAAGAGATTACCGACAAATTTCACCATTATTTGATTTCCGTACAGCAAGCACAGTATCACTATTTTTACATAGGTGATAAAGAGAAATTGCGGCAAATTGCCGAGAAAGTCTTACTTAGCAATCCCGGAAATCATTATTTATACGGTATGGTGGCGTTTGGTTTAGAACAATGTCACCAACTCAAAACAGCAGAAAAAATGGCACATCAGGCGATCGCTTTAAATAGATACGATCCTTGGGCACATCATGCGATCGCTCATATCATGGAAACTCAGGGAAGAGTCGGTGAAGGAATAGCTTGGATGGAGAGTTTTGCAGACACCTGGGAAAACTGCAATTCCATGCTCTATACCCATAACTGGTGGCACATTACACTATATTATTTGAAGCTAGAAAACTATCAAAAAGTCCTGCAACTCTACGATACGCACATTTGGAAACGTGCTAATAAACAATCTCCCAAAGACCAAGTAGGAGCTATTTCACTATTATTAAGGCTAGAATTGCGCGGTGTAGATGTGGGAAATCGTTGGCAAGAAATCAGTCCTTATCTTTACAGCCGGATTGATGAACACGCCTTACCTTTCCAAGACTTGCATTATGTCTATGCCCTTACCAAAGCCGGACATCATGATTGGGTAAATCAGATGCTTGTGAGTATGCAGTATCATACTTTGACAATCAATCCTTTTTTGCGACAGCGTTGGATAGAGGTAGCAATTCCCGCCGCTAGAGGAATGGTAGCTCATGCCAAAGGCGATTTCCATACAGCGATCGCAGAACTCAAATTTGCTTTACCACGCTTGCATGAAATTGGCGGGAGTCATGCACAACGAGTGTTATTTGAGCAAATTTATAGAAGTAACCCGATAGGCGCAAAACCCTGTGTCTTTTAG
- a CDS encoding ATP-binding protein: protein MLAPLKTIQEAIANWWSDFTLQTKLLAVATLVVSLVMSGLTFWAVNTIQQDARLNDTRFGRDLGLLLAANVAPLVAEHNLGAIAQFSQRFYSSTSSVRYMIYADETGKIFFGIPIWEPEVENSLTIERRMQLPEDYPGDGDKPMVRQHMTPDGAVTDVFIPLIVDKKYLGVLAIGINPNQTAVISTNFTRDVTIAVFITIWVMVILAGVINALTITKPIKELLVGVKQIATGNFKQRINLPLGGELGELILSFNDMAERLERYEEQNIEELTAEKAKLETLVSTIADGAVLIDNNMQVILVNPTARRIFGWEGVEVVGSNLLYHLPSTVQMEITRPLYEMAAGECESSEFRIYLNQPTKRTIRILLTTVLNLQRESIKGIAMTVQDITREVELNEAKSQFISNVSHELRTPLFNIKSFIETLHDYGEDLSSEQRQEFLQTVNHETDRLTRLVNDVLDLSKLESGRQYNFDGVDIAQAIEQTLRTYQLNAKDKGIELIQEVAPNLPLVVSHYDLLLQVLANLVGNALKFTQAGGKVALRAYQLDTKPNLTSPTLREHNQSPAVRVEISDTGIGIAPEDQQAIFDRFFRVENRVHTLEGTGLGLSIVRNIMERHRCQVHLVSEVGVGTTFWFDLGAFEEQVPIKLAESTPQTHIPQS from the coding sequence ATGCTAGCTCCTTTGAAAACAATCCAAGAAGCGATCGCCAATTGGTGGTCAGATTTCACCCTCCAAACTAAGCTGTTAGCTGTAGCCACGTTGGTGGTTTCGTTAGTGATGAGTGGTCTCACATTTTGGGCCGTGAATACGATTCAGCAGGATGCGCGGCTGAATGATACCCGCTTCGGGCGCGATTTGGGGCTACTCCTGGCTGCGAATGTGGCGCCGCTAGTTGCTGAACACAATCTGGGCGCAATTGCTCAATTTTCCCAGCGGTTCTACAGCAGCACCTCTAGTGTGCGCTATATGATCTACGCTGATGAAACTGGGAAAATCTTTTTTGGGATTCCTATTTGGGAACCGGAAGTAGAAAACTCCCTGACGATTGAGCGACGAATGCAACTCCCGGAAGATTACCCTGGTGATGGGGATAAGCCAATGGTACGGCAACACATGACCCCAGATGGCGCTGTCACTGATGTTTTTATTCCCCTGATTGTGGATAAAAAATATCTTGGTGTCTTGGCGATTGGGATTAACCCTAACCAAACGGCGGTCATTTCTACCAATTTTACCCGCGATGTCACCATTGCTGTTTTTATCACCATTTGGGTGATGGTGATTTTAGCAGGGGTAATTAATGCTTTAACCATCACTAAACCAATTAAAGAACTGTTGGTAGGGGTGAAACAAATTGCTACCGGGAATTTTAAACAACGAATTAACTTACCTTTAGGGGGGGAACTGGGAGAGTTAATTTTAAGCTTTAATGATATGGCAGAACGCCTGGAGCGTTATGAAGAACAAAATATTGAGGAACTGACAGCAGAAAAAGCCAAATTAGAAACCCTGGTTTCCACTATTGCTGATGGTGCTGTGCTGATTGATAATAATATGCAGGTGATTTTAGTCAACCCCACAGCACGGCGAATTTTTGGCTGGGAAGGGGTTGAGGTGGTAGGTAGCAATCTTTTGTATCACTTACCCTCAACAGTGCAAATGGAAATCACCCGTCCATTGTACGAAATGGCTGCAGGCGAATGCGAAAGTTCCGAGTTTCGGATTTATCTTAACCAACCAACCAAGCGCACCATCCGCATTTTGTTGACTACAGTACTAAATCTACAACGGGAAAGTATCAAAGGAATTGCCATGACTGTGCAAGACATCACCCGTGAAGTAGAACTCAATGAAGCAAAAAGCCAATTTATCAGCAACGTTTCTCACGAACTGCGAACACCTTTATTTAATATCAAATCTTTTATCGAAACTTTGCACGACTACGGCGAAGATTTGAGTTCAGAACAACGACAAGAATTTCTGCAAACTGTCAATCATGAAACCGATAGATTGACTCGTTTAGTTAATGATGTTTTGGATTTATCCAAACTCGAATCTGGTCGTCAATACAACTTCGATGGCGTGGACATTGCACAAGCAATTGAACAAACCTTGCGTACTTACCAACTTAATGCTAAAGATAAAGGCATTGAACTGATTCAGGAAGTTGCCCCTAATTTACCGCTAGTCGTGAGTCATTATGATTTATTACTGCAAGTATTAGCCAACTTAGTTGGTAATGCCCTCAAATTCACTCAGGCTGGTGGGAAAGTCGCCCTCCGTGCTTACCAATTAGATACTAAGCCCAACCTTACCTCCCCAACCCTACGGGAACACAATCAGTCACCTGCAGTCAGGGTGGAAATCTCTGATACGGGTATTGGCATTGCCCCAGAAGACCAACAGGCAATTTTTGACCGCTTCTTCCGGGTAGAAAACCGCGTTCATACCCTAGAAGGCACAGGCTTGGGTCTATCAATTGTTAGAAATATCATGGAAAGGCATCGCTGTCAAGTACATTTGGTCAGTGAAGTTGGCGTAGGCACCACTTTTTGGTTTGATTTAGGCGCATTTGAAGAACAAGTACCAATCAAGTTAGCCGAGTCTACCCCCCAAACCCATATTCCCCAGTCTTAG
- a CDS encoding HEAT repeat domain-containing protein yields MWVVIKLQFLTLQHLGDEAAIDALIIALQDESPAVQKIAVTALWEIANPTAVPALLPCLASPDAEIRSEALSALGELVTSEDLLLLLDALQQQDINLELNVLIFLPFSAGVIYS; encoded by the coding sequence ATGTGGGTAGTAATTAAGTTACAGTTCCTCACCCTACAACACTTGGGGGATGAGGCGGCTATTGATGCTTTAATTATAGCTTTGCAAGACGAAAGCCCCGCCGTGCAAAAAATCGCTGTCACTGCTTTATGGGAAATTGCCAATCCCACCGCTGTTCCGGCTTTATTACCTTGTCTAGCTTCACCAGATGCAGAAATTCGTAGTGAGGCGTTGTCAGCTTTAGGTGAGTTGGTAACTTCAGAAGATTTGCTGCTGTTATTAGATGCTTTACAGCAACAAGATATTAACCTCGAACTGAACGTGTTAATTTTCTTGCCTTTTTCTGCTGGTGTGATATACTCATAA
- a CDS encoding transposase gives MLVLEYKVKAKKHQYNAISEAIRTTQFIRNKAIRYWMDSPKEAKINKIALNNYSTALRKEFKFVEELNSMACQAATERAWSAIDRFYHNCKKKRQCGLGVSPSGATAVVAGKKGYPRFQKDNRSVEYKTSGWSLNPTKRRITFTDKKGIGEIKLLGKWDIQTYPFKLIKRVRLLKKADGFYCQFCIDVDVESESRIADGEIGLDVGLEFFYSDSNGNHVENPRFLRKAEKGIKHAQRQIYKKEKGKNQRRKARDRYARKHLKVSRQRKEHALKLARNVCKANALVAYVRRSRCRRLNLNIKGMVKNHCLAKSINDVSWSLFRRWLEYFAAKFNSTVVAVNPRMTSQKCSDCGTIVKKSLSTRTHKCSCGSYLHRDVNAAKNILNLVSDTLRDAKASLGHRQSNASGLVTSTLIGVSLLEQVTRMKEESPDFTSK, from the coding sequence ATGCTGGTTTTAGAGTACAAAGTCAAAGCTAAAAAGCATCAATACAATGCAATTAGTGAGGCTATCCGTACAACTCAATTCATCAGAAATAAAGCTATACGCTACTGGATGGATTCGCCAAAAGAAGCCAAAATTAATAAAATTGCTTTAAACAATTACTCAACAGCGTTACGCAAAGAGTTTAAATTTGTTGAGGAATTAAACTCAATGGCTTGCCAAGCTGCAACTGAACGAGCATGGTCTGCTATTGATAGGTTCTACCATAACTGTAAGAAGAAGAGGCAGTGCGGTCTTGGGGTCTCCCCAAGTGGAGCAACTGCCGTAGTAGCAGGTAAAAAGGGCTATCCCAGATTTCAAAAAGATAACCGTTCGGTGGAATATAAAACCTCTGGATGGTCGTTAAATCCAACTAAAAGACGCATCACATTTACTGATAAAAAAGGTATTGGTGAAATCAAGTTACTTGGTAAATGGGATATCCAAACTTACCCATTTAAACTGATTAAGCGTGTTAGACTTCTCAAAAAAGCCGATGGATTCTATTGTCAATTCTGCATTGATGTAGATGTTGAATCTGAGTCTAGAATTGCTGACGGTGAAATAGGTCTAGACGTTGGTCTAGAGTTTTTCTACTCAGATTCTAATGGTAATCATGTAGAAAACCCTAGATTTTTGAGGAAAGCTGAGAAAGGAATTAAACACGCTCAGAGACAGATTTACAAAAAAGAGAAAGGCAAAAACCAAAGAAGAAAAGCACGAGACAGGTATGCTCGAAAACATTTAAAAGTAAGTAGGCAACGGAAAGAACACGCTCTTAAATTGGCGCGTAACGTATGCAAGGCTAACGCCTTAGTAGCTTATGTTCGGCGAAGCCGTTGCCGAAGGCTAAATTTAAATATTAAAGGCATGGTAAAAAATCACTGTCTAGCCAAGAGTATTAATGATGTTTCTTGGAGTCTGTTCCGTCGTTGGTTAGAATATTTTGCAGCTAAATTTAACAGCACTGTTGTTGCTGTCAATCCAAGAATGACATCTCAAAAATGCTCTGATTGTGGAACAATTGTTAAAAAATCTCTTTCAACTCGTACCCATAAATGTAGTTGTGGGTCGTACCTCCATAGAGATGTTAATGCTGCCAAAAATATTTTAAATCTTGTCTCCGACACGCTCCGCGATGCAAAAGCTAGCTTGGGGCACAGGCAAAGTAACGCTTCTGGACTAGTAACCTCTACTCTAATTGGCGTAAGCCTGTTAGAGCAAGTGACTAGGATGAAGGAAGAATCCCCCGACTTTACGAGTAAGTGA
- a CDS encoding HEAT repeat domain-containing protein, with protein MYILLVKKLAWVGMMAQWLVSWVATNAVGSMVNNILPNDDWSNMQKAARLGLSINFQELLQSLLILQDRAINDERWDVRKAAIQTLSSHFPEHPQTRSILQDRATNDDDNDVRKAAIQALGSHFPEHPQTFPILQDRAIKDERWDVRKVALQVLSRNIPEHPQTLSFLQDRATKDKRWDVRYVAIEALVSNFQEHPQTLPILQDRAIKDDSWDVRYVAVEALVRNFKEHPQTLPILQDRAIKDDDHDVRHTAIEALGKYFPYQPQLFDIYYNCAVNDPFLREEYWETNPRKVALEIIIQQFSQHPQTLPLLLDRAENDPDELLRELAQHKLREWEN; from the coding sequence TTGTATATACTCTTAGTCAAAAAACTAGCATGGGTGGGTATGATGGCGCAGTGGTTAGTTAGCTGGGTTGCTACAAATGCGGTTGGGAGTATGGTCAACAATATTCTCCCCAACGATGACTGGTCGAATATGCAAAAAGCTGCCAGACTTGGATTAAGTATCAACTTCCAAGAACTCCTACAAAGCCTGCTCATTCTCCAAGACCGCGCCATTAATGATGAGCGCTGGGATGTGCGAAAAGCTGCCATACAAACATTAAGTAGTCACTTCCCAGAACATCCACAAACCCGCTCCATCCTCCAAGACCGCGCCACCAACGATGATGATAACGATGTGCGAAAAGCTGCTATACAAGCATTAGGTAGTCACTTCCCAGAACACCCGCAAACCTTCCCTATTCTCCAAGACCGCGCTATCAAAGATGAGCGGTGGGATGTGCGAAAAGTTGCGTTACAAGTATTAAGTCGCAACATCCCAGAACACCCGCAAACCCTTTCCTTCCTCCAAGACCGCGCTACTAAAGATAAACGGTGGGATGTCCGATATGTAGCGATAGAAGCATTAGTCAGCAACTTCCAAGAACATCCCCAAACTCTCCCCATCCTCCAAGACCGCGCCATTAAAGATGATAGCTGGGATGTTAGATATGTAGCGGTTGAAGCATTAGTCCGCAACTTCAAAGAACATCCCCAAACCCTCCCCATCCTCCAAGACCGCGCTATCAAAGATGATGATCATGATGTGCGACATACAGCAATCGAAGCATTAGGCAAATATTTCCCATATCAGCCTCAGTTATTTGATATTTACTACAACTGTGCTGTCAATGACCCCTTTTTGCGAGAGGAATACTGGGAAACCAACCCTCGAAAAGTTGCATTGGAGATAATTATCCAGCAATTTTCGCAGCATCCGCAAACTCTACCACTGTTACTTGACAGAGCAGAGAACGACCCAGATGAGCTGTTGCGGGAGTTGGCACAACACAAGTTGAGGGAGTGGGAGAATTAG